A genome region from Camelus ferus isolate YT-003-E chromosome 25, BCGSAC_Cfer_1.0, whole genome shotgun sequence includes the following:
- the ZNF517 gene encoding LOW QUALITY PROTEIN: zinc finger protein 517 (The sequence of the model RefSeq protein was modified relative to this genomic sequence to represent the inferred CDS: inserted 2 bases in 1 codon; deleted 1 base in 1 codon), which yields MDPGMAVPLLMPGLQEATVFKDVAVYFTRIEWSCLAPDQRALYRDMMLENCRHVASLGFLVAKPALISLLEQGEEPGALILQVAEERGTKASLAWDSRAEARVKDSFLRGGYSKEAGLLGSVWGHLAXGRTPQLPELNGSPEDGSEKPLLQLPAGGTCGELSLSPAALEGERRGPGATHTAEERAHRCVACSKAFKYNSLLRRHQVIHTGAKPYQCTDCGKAFKQSSILLRHQLIHTEEKPFRCGECGKAFRQGAQLVAHRRVHALEKPFQGGQCGKAFGRRFTLSEHRRIHSGERPYACLRWSQRFIRVPGSSFLKRRRRHGADGAPDGGGCQSPLLGAAPRTHSGDALHPCPACRKPFKHESLLLLHQRLHTGEKPSVCRECGRAFARKSNLTLHQKTHTQEKPFACTECGKVFRRSHTLTEHYRLHSGERPYGGRAYAKACSRLPTLVRHQRVHGAEPRQGRRVPPSAPR from the exons ATGGACCCTGGAATGGCGGTCCCACTCCTGATGCCTGGACTCCAA GAGGCAACTGTGTTCAAGGACGTGGCCGTGTACTTCACGAGGATAGAGTGGAGTTGCCTGGCCCCGGACCAGCGGGCGCTGTACAGGGACATGATGCTGGAGAACTGCAGGCACGTGGCCTCTCTTG GCTTTCTTGTTGCCAAACCAGCGCTGATCTCCCTCTTGGAGcaaggggaggagccaggggccTTGATTCTGCAGGTGGCTGAGGAGCGAGGGACCAaggccagcctggcctggg ATtccagggcagaggccagggtcaAGGATTCTTTTCTGAGGGGAGGGTACTCTAAGGAGGCAGGGCTGTTGGGCTCGGTTTGGGGGCACCTCGC AGGGAGGACCCCCCAGTTACCTGAACTGAACGGCAGTCCTGAGGATGGGTCAGAGAAGCCACTCCTCCAGCTCCCCGCAGGCGGCACTTGCGGGGAGCTGAGCTTGTCCCCAGCGGCCCTGGAAGGAGAACGGAGGGGCCCAGGCGCCACCCACACGGCGGAGGAGAGGGCCCACAGGTGCGTGGCCTGCAGCAAGGCGTTCAAGTACAACTCGCTGCTGCGCAGACACCAGGTCATCCACACCGGGGCCAAGCCCTACCAGTGCACCGACTGCGGCAAGGCCTTCAAGCAGAGCTCCATCCTCCTGAGGCACCAGCTGATCCACACGGAGGAGAAGCCCTTCCGTTGCGGCGAGTGTGGCAAGGCCTTCCGGCAGGGCGCCCAGCTGGTCGCACACCGCAGGGTCCACGCGCTGGAGAAACCCTTCCAGGGCGGCCAGTGCGGCAAGGCCTTCGGCCGCAGGTTCACGCTCAGCGAGCACCGGCGCATCCACAGCGGGGAGAGGCCCTACGCATGCCTGCGGTGGAGCCAGCGCTTTATCCGC GTTCCTGGCTCCTCGTTCCTCAAGCGCCGCCGGCGGCACGGCGCCGATGGCGCCCCCGACGGCGGCGGGTGCCAGAGCCCCCTGCTCGGTGCCGCCCCGAGGACCCACTCGGGGGACGCGCTCCACCCGTGCCCCGCGTGCCGGAAGCCTTTCAAGCACGAGTCCCTGCTGCTCCTGCACCAGAGGCTGCACACGGGCGAGAAGCCCTCCGTGTGCAGGGAGTGCGGCCGCGCCTTCGCCCGGAAGTCCAACCTGACTCTGCACCAGAAGACCCACACCCAGGAGAAGCCCTTCGCCTGCACCGAGTGTGGCAAGGTCTTCCGCAGGAGCCACACGCTGACCGAGCACTACCGGCTGCACAGCGGCGAGCGGCCCTACGGGGGCCGGGCCTACGCGAAGGCCTGCAGCCGGCTGCCCACCCTCGTCCGGCACCAGAGAGTCCACGGCGCAGAGCCGAGGCAGGGCCGGCGGGTGCCCCCCTCGGCTCCCCGCTGA
- the RPL8 gene encoding LOW QUALITY PROTEIN: 60S ribosomal protein L8 (The sequence of the model RefSeq protein was modified relative to this genomic sequence to represent the inferred CDS: deleted 1 base in 1 codon) — protein MGRVIRGQRKGAGSVFRAHVKHRKGAARLRAVDFAERHGYIKGIVKDIIHDPGRGAPLAKVVFRDPYRFKKRTELFIAAEGIHTGQFVYCGKKAQLNIGNVLPVGTMPEGTIVCCLEEKPGDRGKLARASGNYATVISHNPETKKTRVKLPSGSKKVISSANRAVVGVVAGGGRIDKPILKAGRAYHKYKAKRNCWPRVRGVAMNPVEHPFGGGNHQHIGKPSTIRRDAPAGRKVGLIAARRTGRLRGTKTVQEKEN, from the exons ATGGGCCGCGTGATCCGTGGGCAGAGGAAGGGCGCCGGCTCCGTGTTCCGCGCGCACGTGAAGCACCGGAAGGGCGCCGCGCGTCTGCGCGCCGTGGACTTCGCCGAGCGACATGGCTACATCAAGGGCATCGTGAAG GACATCATTCACGACCCGGGCCGCGGCGCGCCCCTCGCCAAGGTGGTCTTCCGGGACCCGTACCGTTTCAAGAAGCGCACGGAGCTGTTCATCGCCGCCGAGGGCATCCACACGGGCCAGTTCGTGTACTGCGGCAAGAAGG CCCAGCTCAACATCGGCAACGTGCTCCCGGTGGGCACCATGCCCGAGGGCACCATCGTGTGTTGTCTGGAGGAGAAGCCTGGTGACCGCGGCAAGTTGGCCAGGGCCTCTGGGAACTATGCCACA GTTATCTCCCACAACCCCGAGACAAAGAAGACCCGAGTGAAGCTGCCCTCAGGTTCCAAGAAGGTTATCTCCTCCGCCAACAGAGCTGTAGTCG GTGTGGTGGCTGGAGGTGGCCGCATTGATAAGCCCATTCTGAAGGCTGGCCGTGCCTACCACAAGTACAAGGCAAAGAGGAATTGCTGGCCGCGCGTGCGGGGTGTGGCCATGAAT CCTGTGGAACATCCCTTTGGAGGTGGCAACCACCAGCACATCGGCAAACCCTCTACCATCCGCAGAGATGCCCCTGCTGGCCGGAAAGTGGGTCTCATTGCTGCCCGCCGGACCGGGCGCCTCCGGGGAACCAAGACTGTGCAGGAGAAAGAGAACTAG